From the Debaryomyces hansenii CBS767 chromosome F complete sequence genome, the window ATAGTTGATTAACAAATGAGAATCAATAACAGTTGAAGGTAACACAACAATCAGATTGTtactttcattttctttcaaggCACTCAAAACTAACTTAAATTGTAATTCTCTATACTCCTCGATAGTcactttttcaagaaatcgGGCCTCTGGCATACCAGTATATTCCAGGAcacatttttcaacatctaCATACTTATACTTTAGGGCGGCCAGCGCCATTAAAGCTAAACTTGATTTTCCGACGCCTCTCAATCCTATTATAATCAATGTGTGACATTTGTTGTCTATCGACGATTTCGAAGTGGTgcttattgaatttgatgttGATGGTGATCTTGAAAATGGCATGCTCTCCATATCATCagattttgatgaaggCGAATTTCCAACGTGCATAATTTGAAAGGTTTTTATACTATATTAGTAGAGAATCTTCAATATGTTTCCATCctatttaaaaaattcagTATGGCTAGAGGAGGAACTTAATGATAGTATTGTCTTtagaatattatatattcgGTTAATTTAATATCCGCGTGTCGTATCTACCCCAAGTTACGACATTCTAAAATAGTGTTCTATTTGAGGTGTCAAAAGCCATAAACACGTTAAAAGCAGTAGTCCCAAATATGAGACCTTACTTATGGTATAGGGATAAGGATAGTTTGAACTTGGGTGGAGTTTGCCgttataatataatatataccCTGATAGATCCAGATAAAACGGAAATATATTACCGCCTTAAAAACATTGAAAGGGCATCCATACGAGCAATTCATTTGTTAAGTGGACCctttattttatattgtCACGTAATACCGCATAATTATGATCACctcaaagaatttaatcCAAGTGATTCGAAAGACAACAAGGAAgtcatatttgaaaatgaaataaaacCTGGTCAAACCTTTAATGTAAAGCTAAAGTTGAATGAGAATTCGTATGTGAAAGACTCGGAAGAAGGATTTCCCGTGTACCTGTGGTCCATAGATGTAGTTTCACAGATTGTTGTAACGACGAAAACTGTTATAATGTATGATTTTATGATTGGAGATGATTTTAAAGgtatgaaaataataaaccaTGGGCCATTTCCTAACTCATTGACTAATACGAGTCATAATGGTTCGAACAGCTATAAGGGTAAAGAAACGCCTTTAGGTGTATCGGCAAATTCACAGTTAAGTGTAGTGAAGCAAAGCACTAAGGATTTGTGGACAAATCAGCCAAAAAATCCTCAAATGCCGGTGCATTTGATAATACTAACGCATGGTATATTCTCAAATGTAACAGCAGACATGCTACACATGAAAGATTCATTAGAATTTAGTGTTAAGGAAAACATTCTCGTTAGAGGGTATGAAGGAAACGCAGGTAAAAGTGAAAAGGGGATTAAGAAATTAGGAATGCGATTGTCGAAATATATCattcatttaattgaagatttgaatgatttagatATTCAAATAGATAAGATTTCATTCATTGGCCACTCACTCGGGGGGTTGGTTCAATTGTATGCTATTAAGGAAATATTAGTAACTAGAGGAGAGGATTATTTCctgaaaaagaatataaaaccTCAAAATTTGATATGCATGGCTAGTCCTCTATTAGGGATTTTAAGCgaaatgaatatttttatatcaTGGTTTCTAGATTTAGGAACATTGGGCAAAACCGGGCGAGATTTAACATTGctgaaaaaaattccaaatcttaAGCAACTTGCAAATAAGAATGATATACACAAAAGAGATACATTTAAGCCTATACTAGAGACATTACCTGATGATCCCTTGCAAGAATTTCTAAGTAAATTTGAGCATTTAGCACTTTATGCTAATGCTATAAATGATGGTATAGTTCCGCTTAGAACGAGTGGATTGTTGTATCTTGATTATGAGGCATTGGGTAATGTTGGAAAGTTGCAACATGATAAGAGCAAAAAATTAGAGAACTATGATCATGATGATACCCGGCTGATTGAAACGAATACCACTAAAGAATCTGTAGGTGAGATTTCAGTTGATAAATCTGAGGAATACGATACCAATGACGAAAAAAGAGACAAAACGAAGAGCCATAGACAATTTTtatctttgaatttgagTACAAACAAACATAATAAACATCTGGCTAGGAAGAGGCTAAATAGgaaacaaagaaatatattaagaATCAATGCCAAAGGAAGTGATTTGCTCGATTACGACGACAGTGAAACTGATGATTCGGTTACACCCAATCTGAACAACCAAACAACCACTTATTCTCCaggaagaagaggaagagaCGCACTTCAGTCAGAATCGGACGAACGAGCTGAGTTGAATTTACCGCCAAAAGCATCTTCCCTTGAATCTGCTTTAAGTACAATATTTTGTCCTACACCATCCAACAACTATATAATCAATCCAGGTTCTAGAGATCCagtaa encodes:
- a CDS encoding DEHA2F17864p (weakly similar to uniprot|Q04093 Saccharomyces cerevisiae YDR444W), encoding MRPYLWYRDKDSLNLGGVCRYNIIYTSIDPDKTEIYYRLKNIERASIRAIHLLSGPFILYCHVIPHNYDHLKEFNPSDSKDNKEVIFENEIKPGQTFNVKLKLNENSYVKDSEEGFPVYSWSIDVVSQIVVTTKTVIMYDFMIGDDFKGMKIINHGPFPNSLTNTSHNGSNSYKGKETPLGVSANSQLSVVKQSTKDLWTNQPKNPQMPVHLIILTHGIFSNVTADMLHMKDSLEFSVKENILVRGYEGNAGKSEKGIKKLGMRLSKYIIHLIEDLNDLDIQIDKISFIGHSLGGLVQLYAIKEILVTRGEDYFSKKNIKPQNLICMASPLLGILSEMNIFISWFLDLGTLGKTGRDLTLSKKIPNLKQLANKNDIHKRDTFKPILETLPDDPLQEFLSKFEHLALYANAINDGIVPLRTSGLLYLDYEALGNVGKLQHDKSKKLENYDHDDTRSIETNTTKESVGEISVDKSEEYDTNDEKRDKTKSHRQFLSLNLSTNKHNKHSARKRLNRKQRNILRINAKGSDLLDYDDSETDDSVTPNSNNQTTTYSPGRRGRDALQSESDERAELNLPPKASSLESALSTIFCPTPSNNYIINPGSRDPVIFHDKYYQFEGLPIGPQEEHEQSKTSRLGKVLFSYNDWKLDKQVKIAKKYHTPKLNWRKVLVSLPPDAHNNIVVRRKFSNGYGWGVIDHLCKELFDTDIQHLDNVGTIDPKMKAKI